In Carassius gibelio isolate Cgi1373 ecotype wild population from Czech Republic chromosome A10, carGib1.2-hapl.c, whole genome shotgun sequence, the DNA window CCGTCAAGGCATCAAGTGACTCCTCTATCCTTGGTAAGGGATAGGCATCCTTGCGAGTTCTAGAATTGAGCTGGCGATAATCAACACACATCCTCAGGGAGCCATCCTTTTTCTTCACCAATACAATAGGCGATGCATAAGGGCTGCAACTCTCCCTAATGACTTGGCTGTCCAACAACTGTCTAATATGTGTCTTTACTTCCTCAAACTGACTGGGAGGAATTCTACGATGTCGCTGCCGTACAGGTGCATTATCTACTAACAGGATTTAATGATCAATTAAGGTTGTACACCCCAGGTCACTATCATTCTTAGCAAAAACatccaaatattttattaaaagtctCCTAACGTCTCTGAAAGTCCCTGCAATTCTAAACCTTCAATGTCAATGTTGGAGGCTGTTGTAATAGTTTGACACTGAACGATCATGGTATTAGAGTCACAAGATAaatcttccttaaaaaaaatatcttgatctGATTGTATCACTACCTCAGCACTAACCAGACTACCCAATCTAATTCTTGATGGTAAATATAGGGGTTCTGTGCTAACATTAACCACTGGTATTTGGACTATTCCTTGAATACACTGCAACAAAGCAGGTGAAATTAACACCCCAGCAGGCAGACCCCCATCATCGGGACCCAGAGGTTCTAAAAAAACAGAAGTACAACTTTTTATACTCTTAGGGCACAATTCAGGCACTAACCTCATGGTCCCGGCTGGAATCTGAACAGGATGGCAGGACTGCACCTTTACATAACCCATCAATCCAGGAGAGGGGGCATCATCTGCTCGATGGCACTGTGACAGGGCATCCTTCCAGCCTAATTCTGCCTGCCTGACCTGTGAAACTGAAAATAGTGCTGGGCCATGTTTTTCAAACAAGTCATTATAACACTGTCCAATCACATTCATGCCTAAAAGGCCAGGAGTCAGCTCTTTCCTCTGATGGGACAGAATATCAACAGGGTCCTTCACAACCAAAATACCTTGTCCTAGAAGAATTTGCCCCAACACAGTCACATCGGTTTCAAAATATCCCACATATGGTATTTCAAGCTCCTCCACCAACGTCTCATTCACAGTCACTTGAGGTGATCTAGAGTTTGCATCTATAGGCCAGGGTTGTCGACAATATCTAGCTATATGCCCAACTCGATTACAACGAAGGCATCGTCGTGAACTATTTTGCCTAGTTGACGTGACAGAGGACTCATTCTTTTGAGACATAAAGCTTTCAAGACGCTGAGTAAGCTTGTTTATTTGTACTTGTTGCTGCTTTAACATTTCTTTAACTTCTTTTAGCTCTGAAGATTCCTGGAATCTAACCTTAGGTTCAGGCTCAACTACCCTGCCTTGAGTAACATTACACCATGGCTGAACATATGAAGAAGCTACTTCTCTATTGCCCTCTTCCACCCACCTAAGAGCTTCACTTCGAACATCCAGTAGAGTAGAAGATGGCTTCTCCCGTACTAATCGTTTTAGTTCGCATTTTAGCATTACATCTCAAACGTGTTCCACAAACTGATCTCGAAGCACCCTGTCAGAACTTGGAACACTGCCTGGATTAACAGCAAGAATCAAGTCCATTAAAGACATTAAAGCATGGGAAAATTCAGTCAATGATTCACCTTCTTTCTGTTTTCGTTCATAAAACCTTTGTTGTAATTGGACAAATGTCTGTTTACCCCCATACAAGTCTTGTAAAATATCAAAAACAGATTCTGGAGTTTCCCTAGTAGCTGGCGGACGGAGTTTTATCTCCATTCTAGCTTCATCCCCCAGATGGTCAAGCAAAAACACCACCTTTTCTTTATCAGGCCAACCCCTCCCCTCAATACACACCTTAGCCTCCTCAGTCCAGTCCTCAACACTTAATGCAGAGTCCATATTTCCATAAAAGCGTGGACACTTTCTCTCCCGAGGGACATAAAGTACCCTGCTAAAAGATACTGGAGATGAAGAATTGGCATTAGTCATAGAAGGGTTTGGTTGGTTAGAAGTGGTACTACTGGACAGGGGATGCTCTTTTGTCAGCTGCTCATTTTGTGCCTGCAGGAGACGAATCTGCTCCCGCAAGTCTAGTAGTTCTTGTTCCATATCTGTTGACAGATTTTATAAAACAGTTCAGAGAAAGGTGACGAGGTCCCACGATGCAaaatctgaaaaaacaaacaaacaatcaatatACAACAAACTTCACAACCACCTTCGCCACGAAAtagaccctgccgactacgccaactGTGACATCATGACCCAAACGAGGGAAATGAGCAGGCAGAAGGCAGTAGTGAAGTttcaataaacaaacattttattcaaaagaaaatataattacaaagaaaacaaacattaacatGTTAAACAGATATAGCAGACCTTCAATGCAATTACCcacaaaggaaaaatgtaaacaaaaacaatcaaaaataaagaaacaagacCTACAGATGGCCACAGGTTACCTAGATTGTGAAAAAAACAGAAATGGCAACCGTGCTCCCACTGCAATCAAGCTCACGGCAATCATACTGCAAGCCTAAAgggaagaaaaaataaagtgaCCAAACCACCACACCACTGCTATCCACCAGTGAAGGCAACCCCGCAGCCACCGTCAGGTCAAAAGAAATCTACAACaaagaaacacaacaaacaatAGTATTAACAGTGGGTAATGCAAATAGGACAAATAAGGcaacactgtaaaataacaatgttCTACTTCATccctttttttgtctttagtgTGACCTCAGTTCTCCCTTAGCCCACTCCGGTCCAACATCCAaccaaaaaaaagaacacaaacaatCTTAATAATTCACCCTAAAAATAAACGGTAATCGTGCATCCCTCTACCATCCGTTATTTTGGTTTATGACACTCGGGCAACCATCCAGCAAAAATACTCCTAAATGATGCATCATATGTTCAGCACTCAACAATGTTCCAATATTTGATGTATGACTGCACAAACGATCCTTACACATTTGGTCGATTGCCACCATGCAACACAGACAAGCTGCGACTTAGATCTGCCGCgactttcattcataaatcttCAACGGAACAAAGGCGGAAGTGAGCGAACAAATCTCCTTACTTCCTTTTATAGAACTGAGGCTAATGGGATTTGTAGTTCTAAAACACGCcccgttacatatatatatatatatatatatatatatatatatatatatatatatatatatatatagataaaacatttatatctctCTATTTCACTAgcagttcactgtatgaagattctttgggtataatatgtcacagtttgcttatactcacttacataaatgtattagtgtcctgtacctactagtaaaatatgtatatcaaaaattatatctggagtttggataatttttggtttgactgtgcataaattcttgttaaaactacaaagtaatgaagtcaagagcagtgagtgatttttctgtGTAAGATTCTCCACTGTAGGTCCCCTACTCTTTTGGTCAATGGTGGTTTATAAATCACTCTCCATACTGGTCTGACCTCATTGTCAAGTCCCAGATGAGCTCTCCAAGGAGTGTCAGCACGATTCCTCAATTTGCctttatttacaatgtttacaaacattttatACATAGTTTTCCTCCCATATCATCAAATTCATTTGAGAGAGTTTCTCTGAactcgtatagatttaaaaatattgcttacttataaagccctgaatggtttagcacctcagtatttgaatgagctccttttacattatattcctctacgtccgctacgttctcaaaactcaggcaatttaataatacctagaatatcaaaatcaactgcgggcggcagatccttttcctatttggcgcctaaactctggaataacctacctaacattgttcgggaggcagacacactcttgcagtttaaatctagattaaagacccatctctttaacctggcttacacataacatactaatatgcttttaatatccaaatccgttaaaggatttttaggctgcattaaacgtgcagtatggaatttttggccaccaggggtcactcaatcaaaataataacaaaagacgtactttgatgacgtcagGAAAGAGCGtgggctcatgggagttgttgttacTGTCTATGACAACCAGCCATCTAGCATCTCCAGCGGAAAACATGTTCACTGACGAGGTAATGTattgttatttgtattatatttctaTTCTTGTTACGTTTAGTTATGGCTATTCACTTCATGAAATGCCATTCTAATGAAATTGCCGCAAAGTAACGTTAGCTAATAAAACGTTAATTTGCTAAGTTATTAGTAACGTTAGCTAATGTAAGATGAGTCTACTAACGTTAATGTATTCAGGCGTCTCCTACCCTGGTCCTGGTGAAATACTGTCCGGACTTTTTGCACTCCAACCCTGTTTTATCACACCAAATTCGAATAATTAGCTGTTTGATACGCTGAATCAGGTGACATTATGTGTGCTTGGAGTGAAAATGTTACAGTATAATGTTCATCTGTTAAAGAGCACATCATTTTGAAATTTGTATTTGAACCAAAtgctcaaaaatacattttgagatgAAAATGCACCTCAAAtagatacactactgtttaaaagtttgtgttggtaggatttttttaaaaaatgttttagaaagaagttgcttatgctcaccaaggctgcatttacattacagtaaaacagtaatatatatttttaatattatttcaatttaaaatgacttattttaaaacgatttattttaaaatgtcattcattactaggatgtcaaagctgaattttcagcatcattactcttcagtgtcaccttcacaaatcattctaatatgctaatttgcagctcacaaaacatttattgttatttttaatgttgtgttgcttaatattattgtggtAACAAAAAGAACAGcgtgtattttaaaacataaatcacattataaatgtctttaatatcTTTTCAGTATCTCaagatgtttgtgtttctgttgaCGTGAATTATTACAGGAAGAGACAGATGGCTCCTCACCGGATGCCTCAATAGCATCATTAGCAATTAGTGATGAGACATGGAGTCCCCGGCATGAAGAGAAGGACTCGTTATTTGGAAGAGTGACTGCAAGAGGAAGTAGGAAAGGGACAGGAAGGGCAAGCAGATCAGCTGGAGTGAGTGGAAGAGGAAGAGCAGTGGGTAGAGGAAGGGGAATGGCCAGAGCATGCAGAACAGCAGCAAGCAGTGGAGCAGAAACAAGTGTAGCAGTCGAAATCAGCGGTAAAGCAGAAGTGAGTGGAGCTGCTGTTGGGAACAAAGCAGCAAGAGGAAGGATGGCAGGTGGAAGGAGAGGCGCGACAAGAGCGGGAAGAATTGCAGGACCCAGCAGTGCAACCAGGGGTAGACAGGCAGCTAGAAGAAGAGGGACTAGAGCAGCACTTGGAATCTCTGAAGAGGACAGAGTGAGGGTGGAGAGGCTGCAAGAGGAAAGAAGGT includes these proteins:
- the LOC128021575 gene encoding uncharacterized protein LOC128021575; the encoded protein is MTSGKSVGSWELLLLSMTTSHLASPAENMFTDEEETDGSSPDASIASLAISDETWSPRHEEKDSLFGRVTARGSRKGTGRASRSAGVSGRGRAVGRGRGMARACRTAASSGAETSVAVEISGKAEVSGAAVGNKAARGRMAGGRRGATRAGRIAGPSSATRGRQAARRRGTRAALGISEEDRVRVERLQEERRSQIQEQIWNMDPDDARRLLVRVMDREPGLIFDVLQPAAQGTEIPLQCVPGWCSCSRCREMGTDLENKCCGMMEATCISRFPTCHCIF